The Anastrepha ludens isolate Willacy chromosome 2, idAnaLude1.1, whole genome shotgun sequence DNA window gattttttgaagcctgtaaagcagactactgccttgaacggtatttttccccatcaagaagcgaaaatacgaaattatttttcatccattatttggaaaaagcaaaagtagcgtcactcttagcacaataactttCGAACCAatgaataaaatacttttaaattttagcaGTTGTCTTTCTAAGGTTGGTACTAATTAAAAAAGAGGCGAATGCCAtcaaactagtgccatctatgtgttaggcccaggACTTTTCAGGCCATGTGTTAGAGgtataaattcaagttttgcAGAGTCATTTCCATTATATCGGGTATTAAACAGGGAGACGCTTTATTAATATTGATAATTCACCTAGTCCTACACGCAGCAATAAccgaaataaatagaaaatgggACTATATACAACAAGCCGTTCCAGCTTTGTGCATATGTagataatatattaattatggCGAAAGGCAGAAGTGAATTAAAGAGTGCGTttataaaactagaaaaaaataatacgaaatactGAGCTAAGAATTAACACAGAGAAAACGAAGTTTACGGTCCGATCAAGCTCCGGTTTAAGGCATTATGACTGCTGATCGGagactatgactatgactagAATTTACATATTTGGgtattacgaggggtgccttttatatgtcgggattagagaacaaaaacaaattttaatcatcgaaaatcactttattgtttttcaaaatattctccatgaaaatctatacacttttgcatgcgtttgaaccaattctcgaagcacttttgccactctgaatgaggtacctccaaaacatgcattctgaatgccgcaaccgcttcttcaggtatcgaaaaacgttgacctctcagtttgttttttacgtacgggaataaacagaagtcattcggtgccaagtcaggactatacggcggatgacccattaattcgatgttttgggtgctcaaaaatgcaattgTTTGAACcaatgtgtgagagctcgcattgtcctggtgaagagtgatccgtttttggcgattggttttcttaatttcttggaagacaactggcaaacaaatggttgtgtaccactcagaatttactgttctgcgttgttctagtggtacggttgcgaaaTGTCCAGTTtctccgaaaaaacaggcgaccatttgcttggaaatgcttcgtgcgcgaacaacttttgttggatttgggtcatcttgaaacacccatacagtcgactgctgtttattttcgggctcatacgcgtaaatccatgattcatcacctgtcacgatgtcatagacgtgatcgtattttttgagcatttgcttcgaccaatcgacacgagccttttttgagcgattgataAATTGTGTGGGTTCCAACGCGaaccaatttttttgacagtcaaatgtttatgcaatattgaatgtatgtccCACTAATGCTTAAGATtgcctcaatctcacgataggtcacatgacgatcttgcaatatcagttcgcgcacagcatcaatggttttcggaacaacaactgattttgaacGACCTTCaggaaattcgtcttggagtgaactacgaccacgattgaattcaccataccatcgataaacactggtccttgatggagcttcatcgccaaaaaatgaattaaaagttCATCCATgtaatgttgctgagttaattcacgtcgaaagttgtaaaaaataatcgcacgaaaatgttcacgatttaaccgagatgaatcttttaagttactgtaaacaacacaaatagcgctgatatttcaaaacgttccaagtacgtaaaagccaaaaaatgtcaaactttgcgatacagctgtcagttgccagattgcaacaccagggttgccaaatcctgacatataaaaggcacccctcgtaaaatATCAGTCAATAAGGCTACATcattggctataaatgatagaGTTTTAGTAGCAAATAAGTCTTACTTTTCTAATTCGAAGCTGCTTAAGTCTAAATTATTATATCACGAGCAaaagttaaggggttaggggtagtcagaattttcaaaaaatcttgtgtgataattttaagtgaatctgacaaatacttttcgagttattcaacaattaacaaatggCGCTTGGGCGCTCCGGagtgttcgagagcaagtaaCTAGCAGCTGCACGTATAAAAGTGacagataagcgcgctaacgataacactcgtGAAGGTAggatgctacgtaggcaacagcaaatcgatattttgaaaggtgctatgacggctgaagaactattatatggcccaggaatagatcacacagtgtaagtaattaaataattcgtataactacataaatcgatagcaaaactttaaatacgtttttctgaaaactatgttttttgagctGGTGATCGCTGTAACTTACAActaccgcttggtagatttcaataaaatttatactgcttttgaaaaacataaaaaactcgtgcctgatcgaacgattttttttttcaaaagtttcgattttttttttacaattaattgttggttttttttttcgcgaaaatctgaaaaatatttcctgaggacgccacattgttaattttgaaaaaaaaaaaacttcgatcaggcacaagattatcttttaataaaactaatttctcttgtccgcttgattttagatgaatctccaaggacttgtgatgatcaccgcacgGGAATTGTGGAGAAActggctccacacaaacagcgataacttttacaattattaattttttttaaattttgctaaagtcaagtcgaaacaggatgtaacaggtggcgctaaagtaatcctcctatcagaaaatgccataaattttgcgattggcccctaatgtgagttctgttttgacatttgtgtagtaaacacatgcgaaatacacgttaataaacaatgttacgctacactgctccagaacgcggaatatcgctgactatttatttgaccaataatcggtcggtgaaacactgcgacgtttagccgctcgcctcgaagagactggcacaacacgagatgctgccaggcgtggcagaccccggagtagccgttctgcagagaatattgctgctgtagccgaggatgtcatggaagcgccgtcgatatcgaccagacgacgtgccacgcaaatgggtatcagtcgacagcgaattttggtacaagatttgaagatgtttccgtacaaagtccagacggtgcatcagctgttagctgctgatcgccaatcgcgtctaacatacgctcaagccatccttaatcaccaccaagaggaagatgatttttcatcaaaaataatcatgagtggtgaggcccatttccatcttagcgggtacgtaaataagcaaaatttacgcttctggggcactgcaAATCCGCGTGttacccacgaagagccattacacccgctcaaagtcactgtttggtgtgctgttttcgctggaggagtcatcggaccttttttcttcgaagacgtcgcgggccaaacggttactgtgaatggtgagcgctacagagcaatgatcaacgagttctttttgccgcaacttgatgaattgggattggaaaacatgtgtttccaacaggacggtgcaacggcacacactgcacgtgccacaaccgatatgctgaaggatgcatttcccggacgcctaatctcccgttttggcgatttgcactggccagcaagatcgcctgatttgaccgctccagactcctttttgtggggcttttagaagtcgcgggtttatgtcaacaagcctcagactcttgcagctcttaaagacaatatccgtcaagaatgtgaggacctatcgccggaagttttggccaaagtgatggaaaatgccataaaaagggctcaaatggcaatcaactgtggcggcggccatttacatgacatcatattctcgacttgatgtaaaaaaaattaaaaaaccaaataaaaataatccacaagaagaatcaaagtttttcatttttttttaaattacagtcaaaaaacatcgcaaggttacttttgcgccaccttgtattaatgttatggttttatttttgtaaaataaagcaattgaaatCGGGCCTCTAACtaaccctaaccccttaaggatATACAAAACCTTGATCTGCCCCGTATTTACCTATGGTTACGAACTGTCGACGCTAAAACTACTGACACTACTCAGCTAAtggtatttgaaagaaaatatatggaCCTGTAAGATTGCAAGACGGTACCTgttgaattaaacaaaacacgaaactgggataagatttataaaatttcagagGAAAAGATGGCACGGACGAACACGTGTTCAAAATGCCGAAggagagaacaactcgaaaggcTGTTGAACTACGTCCTGTTGAAGGCCGAAGAGGAGGACGCCCCTAGAAAGAAATGGCTCGAAGACGTTGAAGATGACCTTGCAAAGCTGAACGTGCGGCAGTGGAAGGCGGTAGCCTTAGATAAAGTGAGATGGGACAAGGTTATGAATGAAGCAATGATTCACCAAGGACTCTGATGCtatgaagaagaagatgaatcATTATCCGTCAGTTTTTGGGAGAATCGGTTTCCACATTACATCCTTGGTGAATGGAACGCAGTTCTGGTATTTAGTTTCTGttgtttgttaatttaaaatgcaTCACCTACTAGTTTCTATGAAGCAAATAGTCAAATATAACATCATAATTATCGGAATTGAATAGTGAAAGTGACTTTGTCTGAAAGAAAAAGGAGATTCCTGCTAGTACTTAGATTATGCGGTTGATATGTTGAGCAAGGCGCCGATATTTCAGCGGTCGCTTTCTAAGTATGCAATAATGTAATATTATCAGCGATCAAATCCCACATCCCTCTTTCAAGAAgtaaccgaaaaaaaatttcagttacgGGTGACCATTGACACAGCGAGTAGATGAACAAATTCCAGTTGcggaagaaaaaaatctttcataaattacaagaaaaggaAGGGCACATCCGTAAAGTTCGaaaatattattctggttgTTATGATGCAAATACAGGATTATTTGGGTCTAAGAAAGCCAATAATTTAACAAACAAAGGTGTTACACACACTTTAGCTTAGAATGCTTCAATAAGGCTCATTAAAAGTATATTTGACCACATTCATTCAGGTTGCATTTATCTTTTAACTTCATTACTGTCGGTCCCATGAAAAGTGCAACGATGGTCTCCAGGAACCGGAGACGGCCATGGAGATAGATCAGcgccaaagaaaagaaagtcatggaaaCTGCCCGGTCatacttctacgtcgtcgcctcggctgaatattcacgctgcgaaggttatgctatgtatttggtgtgaccaagttggtgttatttattatgaactgttaacaccaagcgaaaccatcactggggatcggtatcgacttcaattgatgcgattgagccaagCACTgcacgagaagcggccgcaatatgcggggaggcatgaaaaagtgattctacagcatgacaacgctcggccgcacgttgccaaacccgttaaaacctacctggaaacactgaaatgggaaatcctaccctacccgccgtattctccagatattgcgccgtccgattatcacctgttccgatcgatggcacatggtctagctgaccagctcCCTTTCATATGAAGTCATCAAAATATGGCTCGAtctgtggatagcctcaaaagatgaacactTTTACCGTGacagtatacgagatctaccagaaagatgagggaaaagtagtagtcagcgatgggcaatactttcaatgattcacttgtaaccattttataccatataaagttgtattttcataaaaaaaaaaacagcgagaacttagttgtgcACCTAATAACATTCGTCAGAACTGCCTCTatctaacgtatcatctctagatcgcttagccTTCGTGcataggataaaatatataaaaagcctgctgtgaaattcgttctgactctaccgtcgtctcacatcgtaagtttacattataagaAAGATAAGACTTCGTCGCTAATGGCCCCGaatgtctttgaatgaaaatgttactcttttactatacctatgcgAATCTTATAgctcagaacgacagacgtcgcgagccttgcagctacgaactaatttgggTGGCTATATGCCGACACGCGTCCGGAAAGGTAAAACGACTTGGGCGGTTATATGCCGAGACgcgtccccaaagggttaagtATGTAAGTGTGCTAGAAAGctccaacaaaaacaattctCAAAAGATCTTGGGATGTATTAACATgtacaacaataaatatttcattgtaaCCGCGACATTCTCTTTCAACgtcagtttttataaatttttatttagtttttataatttttctttgatctTTAGACAGCACTGAATAGTGATAACTATATGTACAGGCTTCACGcaaatctaaaataaataataaaataataaaaaaagctcctaataaaaagcATTgaccgctcggagtcggcttaaaactgtggatcccttcatttgtggaacaacatcaaataggaacaaataggaggaggagctcggccaaacatctaacatatgtaagtgtatgcgccaattattattattgttttatttaaaattattaatatacttATAGTTTGCTGCTAAATTCAAAGGGTCGATCCTTTGGATATCTTAAAACTTGTTCGATACTCACTTGGGCTCATACGGCTTGTCAGACACATCAATTGAACTCAGCTGCTGATGAACTGTCTGTAGGCAGGACAAATCATTTTGATCGATACAACCAATATATCCAATTTCCAAGCAGGAAACATCGAGTACAATGGCCTTGAATGGTGGACAACCTACTTTGAAATAGTGCGTCTGGAATGGCTGCAAGTAGAGGAATCTAgagtattacattttttaaattaaattttccccCACTTACGGCAATCATCGTAGGTTCTTCTGGTTTTTCCACGGTTTTTACAACTTTAACTTTCGCATTTACTTCTTCCTCCTTGTTCTGCTCCCTTACATCATTTTTCGGCTGCTTTGACTGTTCCTGTCCCATGCTTGTCTGCGAATTCACAGTGGAGTTTTGTGTACTTGCATTTGTGGCATAAAATTGATCGTCGTGTTCACTAGCCGCACTTACGACCTTGCCAACTGAATTTTGGGgttcacattttttgtttttcgtttcttCGGAATTTGCATTCTTTTcattcttcttattctttttcTCGTTTTCTTGTTTCGAGCGCATAGAATCTGCCCAAACTTGAGCACCCTCCACTTTGCACAATTGCTCAATTTCGTCATTTAGTGATTTTCCTGTTTGCCAATATAAAAGTTCTACACCATCTTCCACGCGATCATATTTGAtttgaaattctaaattttcgaATGAATTAAATTGTTTCGCTAATTTTTCATTCAGTACATAATTGGAAACATTGCGTAACGGTATCAGGCATGTATGTTGTTTCAGTGATAGAATTTCGTCGTTAATTTCGCGCAATTCGCTCAGACGCCGCGTGGCAAGTATACCGCGGTCGATGAAAAGCACGCGAATGTTGTCGGGGTTACGTACTATTTGCACCTGCACCCGGTACATGATGCCCTGAAGTGGCGCTATGGCATAACTGAGCGCTTTGGGTATTTTACTAAGCGGCGCTGCGTTCTTGCCGTAACTATCGATTTTGCGTGCATTCAATAGGTAGTCATCGTCTTCTTCTGAACTCAGAGCGCGTATGTAGCAACGATTTGGCGTACGTAAACCAGTCAATATGACGCGGCTGTTGGTCTTGGGCAACTCAGCTACTGGTACAGTGGCAGTAGGCTCTTTGGATTTCTGCACTTTATTGGCATTCTGCGGTGAAACCTTACTATTGCTCTGCCCATGCTGTTGGTATGGGTGTTGTTGGAGTCCATTCATAATGCGATTTTGATTTTGCCAATTCTGTTGAAATTGAAGATTATTCATGCCCAAATTTAAATTGAACATTTCATAGAGTACATTTTGCTGACTCCCTAATGGAACATTGGGAATTTGGTTTACGGTCAGCAATGGATTGTTAACGGGATACAATGCATCGGTAGACGCAGTCATTAACGGATGCACCAAAGGCCTGTAAGAAACGCATTTATTGAAAATGTAACGATAATATGAGGTAACCTTTATTCACTGCGTTAAATTTAACAGTTTGTACGCCGAATGACAACACTGttgtcataaataaaaatttgtggaatatttcTTTGTACTTGAGTAATAAGTTAATGGAAGTTAAGTGGGAGGATTTTGTAAAAACCTAAAAGATGTTAcgctttatgaaaaaatttagataaTTATAAGTgttctttatttctttaatgataaaatacagtgttggaaaaaataatagaaacgatgtgaatttttctttcttttgggtatatttcttgcaaaataatttttgctgttgaAGTTCATAtctttttataaagaaacagttttatatataaaaatagaggTACTGAACTCTTGCTACATTTTTGTACAAAAGAAATCATGAAGTTCATTTTATTGtccttggaaaaaataatagaaacgacGTCCTTAAAGCTAATAAACATAAGTATTTTTCTTTAAgataattaaacaaaacttttaaaattgtaaacaaattaatatttggTTGTTGCACCCTGGGCTTTAATGACTGCGGTGCTACGCCGGCTCATTGAGTCCACTAACTTGGCACAAACTGATGGGTTTATACTAAACCATTCTGCCTGGACTTTTTCCCCACAAATCTGCTTTATTTTTGGCCTTATAGGCGGCAATTCTCTTCTTCAGAATGCCCCAAAGGTGCTCTATTGGATTCAAGTCCAGGAATTGTGAAGGCCATTCTACTAACTTTACATTGTTATCCTGGAACCACTTCTTCGCCAGTTTAGAGGAGTGTttttgggtcgttatcttgttgaaactcCCAAATCAATGGCATTTCTTCTTTGGCATATGGAAGCAtaacattatttaaaatatttaatatttatttaatattaaatatttaaaatatttgtaatctgCAGGTTATGTTTTTTCTGCTAAGGTATGGTACTTTTCTTTCACTATAGGCCTTTAATCCCCCAGATATTAATCTATTTCGGATTGTTCAACTGCTTACTGGCGcttgtaaaacatttttcaattcttctgaggataaaaatgtttttttttcgattctcGTTAAGCAGTTGGTCAAACTTCTTTGATGTTGCGCGCTTTCGTC harbors:
- the LOC128855822 gene encoding uncharacterized protein LOC128855822, with translation MDRRALAQRNRKPQGNNVTPDMALHAVHKENVQKSNAPLEKTLKESSNSTGPGIAKGECTTCLKAAICVCQRCGDFYCSPECQRKDWPRHRYICFPVPPLVHPLMTASTDALYPVNNPLLTVNQIPNVPLGSQQNVLYEMFNLNLGMNNLQFQQNWQNQNRIMNGLQQHPYQQHGQSNSKVSPQNANKVQKSKEPTATVPVAELPKTNSRVILTGLRTPNRCYIRALSSEEDDDYLLNARKIDSYGKNAAPLSKIPKALSYAIAPLQGIMYRVQVQIVRNPDNIRVLFIDRGILATRRLSELREINDEILSLKQHTCLIPLRNVSNYVLNEKLAKQFNSFENLEFQIKYDRVEDGVELLYWQTGKSLNDEIEQLCKVEGAQVWADSMRSKQENEKKNKKNEKNANSEETKNKKCEPQNSVGKVVSAASEHDDQFYATNASTQNSTVNSQTSMGQEQSKQPKNDVREQNKEEEVNAKVKVVKTVEKPEEPTMIAPFQTHYFKVGCPPFKAIVLDVSCLEIGYIGCIDQNDLSCLQTVHQQLSSIDVSDKPYEPKMDEYCIAKFEDMWYRAQVTDIPDKSHYTVMYIDFTNEATLTSADIRHYPADVTNACKTNLCLIDGLPSNFSDALTKFLNEEISIQSSITIDSVNKIDEQVVIIECKSLLEKIRKNNLLT